One window of Streptococcus suis genomic DNA carries:
- a CDS encoding DUF1149 family protein, with the protein MEIIRDKEFVNQYHFDARNKEWEKEHGEPKTGLKVDFQLVNRDEEAQRTTMVVILRFMIVLNHHVISGAFSQGVHVDGRIINEPTEFTEDEKKELVSPLLDMLKRMTYDVTEIAYDAPGINLEF; encoded by the coding sequence ATGGAGATTATACGCGATAAAGAATTTGTCAACCAGTATCACTTTGATGCTCGCAATAAAGAATGGGAAAAAGAGCATGGTGAGCCAAAAACTGGCTTGAAAGTTGATTTTCAATTGGTCAATAGGGACGAAGAAGCACAGCGGACAACCATGGTTGTTATCTTGCGCTTTATGATTGTCTTGAATCATCATGTGATTTCTGGTGCCTTTAGCCAAGGTGTCCATGTGGACGGTCGCATTATCAATGAACCAACCGAATTTACTGAAGATGAGAAAAAAGAGTTGGTATCTCCTCTCTTGGACATGCTGAAACGCATGACCTACGATGTTACTGAAATAGCCTACGATGCCCCAGGTATCAATTTGGAGTTCTAA
- a CDS encoding DeoR/GlpR family DNA-binding transcription regulator, with translation MLKSERKQVILEKIKEEQFVRLEELVDILNTSESTVRRDLDDLEAAGKLRRVHGGAEAPANLQLEESIREKSVKNVQEKRQVAEKAAEQIVSGDVIFLDAGTTTGLLIDLLDQENLTVVTNSIHHAVRLVEKQIKTIIIGGNVKSSTDASIGAVALEQLRQLNFDKAFLGMNGVDKDYLTTPDVEEATIKRTVLENAKQPFVLVDSSKFGQYSFVKVARVERVSLITQSRDTVLLDGLRKKTRTIEV, from the coding sequence ATGCTCAAATCGGAACGCAAACAAGTGATTCTTGAGAAGATAAAGGAAGAACAGTTTGTCCGTCTGGAAGAATTGGTCGACATCTTGAATACTTCAGAATCAACGGTGCGTAGGGATTTGGATGATTTAGAGGCAGCAGGAAAACTTCGTCGTGTCCACGGTGGTGCAGAGGCACCAGCCAATCTGCAACTGGAAGAAAGCATACGTGAAAAATCTGTCAAAAACGTTCAAGAAAAACGACAGGTTGCTGAAAAAGCAGCAGAGCAGATTGTTTCAGGGGATGTGATTTTCCTGGATGCAGGCACCACGACAGGGCTTTTGATTGATTTGCTGGACCAAGAAAACCTGACAGTCGTGACAAACTCCATTCATCACGCCGTTCGACTGGTTGAAAAGCAGATTAAAACCATTATCATTGGTGGAAATGTCAAAAGTTCGACCGATGCATCAATTGGTGCGGTGGCTTTAGAACAACTGCGACAACTTAATTTTGACAAGGCCTTTTTGGGAATGAACGGAGTTGATAAGGACTATCTCACCACACCTGATGTGGAAGAGGCAACCATTAAACGAACGGTTTTGGAAAATGCCAAGCAACCCTTTGTTCTGGTAGATTCTTCCAAGTTTGGACAATATTCTTTTGTAAAAGTTGCTCGAGTCGAGCGAGTCAGTCTCATCACCCAAAGTCGTGACACAGTCTTGTTAGATGGTTTAAGAAAAAAAACGAGGACAATAGAAGTATGA
- a CDS encoding aminotransferase class I/II-fold pyridoxal phosphate-dependent enzyme, with the protein MTVFRDDLQDLEPYKLPGQAIHNLGDNENRLIDWTFLLEESLEQLKAGELSFYGDNRYAELIEIYANYLGVQPQQVTAGVGSDFLVHMIVIGALKHDEVFLTINPDFFMYEVYNQIHGSRFVSYDLPQDKQTFVLKADDLLAYAKSVKAKMIMFSNPNNPSSVAFDSVQVEKIIAQFDGLVVIDEAYIEFADSSSFVEKINQYDNLIVLRTLSKAFGLAGIRLGFAVAQEQLIVELDKIIPPYSLSNVTAKIGTLALAHRDLVIEKIAELKSIRTAFIEFLQAIPDCRVLPSQANFVTFSAPWSKELYEFALTKDWNFKYYSQGVLANHIRMAIGRPEEMDTMKKMIKEVAGI; encoded by the coding sequence ATGACAGTATTTAGAGATGATTTACAAGATTTAGAACCCTATAAATTACCGGGGCAGGCAATTCACAATCTGGGCGACAATGAAAACCGCCTGATTGACTGGACTTTTTTGTTGGAGGAAAGTTTGGAGCAATTGAAAGCGGGGGAATTGTCTTTTTACGGTGACAATCGCTACGCAGAATTGATTGAAATCTATGCCAATTATCTCGGTGTCCAGCCCCAACAAGTGACAGCAGGAGTCGGGTCGGATTTTCTGGTACACATGATTGTTATCGGCGCCCTCAAGCACGATGAGGTCTTTTTGACCATCAATCCAGACTTTTTCATGTACGAGGTCTACAATCAGATACATGGCAGTCGGTTTGTCTCTTACGACCTGCCACAAGACAAGCAAACCTTTGTCCTCAAGGCGGATGATTTGCTGGCCTATGCCAAATCAGTCAAGGCCAAGATGATCATGTTTTCCAATCCTAACAATCCCTCTTCAGTCGCTTTTGATTCAGTCCAAGTCGAGAAAATTATCGCCCAATTCGATGGTCTGGTCGTTATTGATGAGGCCTATATCGAGTTTGCGGACAGCAGTAGTTTTGTAGAGAAAATCAACCAGTATGACAATCTGATTGTCCTGCGCACCCTGTCCAAGGCCTTCGGACTAGCTGGCATCCGGCTCGGATTTGCGGTAGCTCAGGAGCAACTGATTGTTGAGCTGGACAAGATTATTCCGCCCTATAGTTTGTCCAATGTCACGGCGAAAATCGGCACACTAGCCTTAGCTCATAGGGATTTGGTTATTGAAAAAATAGCAGAGCTGAAATCTATACGCACTGCGTTTATCGAATTCTTGCAGGCTATTCCTGATTGCCGTGTTTTACCTAGCCAAGCGAATTTTGTGACCTTTTCTGCGCCTTGGAGCAAGGAATTGTACGAATTCGCCCTTACCAAAGACTGGAATTTCAAATATTATTCCCAAGGCGTCCTTGCCAATCACATTCGTATGGCTATTGGACGACCAGAAGAAATGGATACAATGAAGAAAATGATAAAAGAAGTGGCAGGAATTTAA
- the pfkB gene encoding 1-phosphofructokinase, which translates to MIFTVTLNPAIDYIVRLDHVETGSVNRMESDDKYAGGKGINVSRVLKRLGYPNTATGFLGGFTGQFIKDGLVAEGIDTDFVQVDQDTRINVKIKADQETEINGLGPIVTDTQLAELEMVLAGLTKDDTVVFAGSAPASLGNEVYNRLIPVAKKAGAQVVCDFEGQTLLDSLAHQPLLVKPNNHELEAIFNVELNGMADIETYAKKILDMGAQNVIISMAGDGALLVTPTATYFAKPIKGTVKNSVGAGDSMVAGFTGEYVRSQDPIEALKWGVACGTATAFSDDLASIEFIKETYEKVEVETL; encoded by the coding sequence ATGATATTTACAGTGACGCTGAATCCAGCGATTGACTATATCGTTCGTTTAGACCATGTCGAAACGGGCAGTGTCAATCGTATGGAGAGTGACGATAAGTATGCCGGCGGTAAGGGAATCAATGTCAGCCGTGTCTTGAAGCGATTGGGCTATCCAAACACAGCGACAGGGTTTCTAGGAGGTTTTACCGGTCAGTTCATCAAAGATGGATTGGTTGCTGAAGGCATTGATACCGATTTCGTTCAAGTTGACCAAGATACACGGATTAACGTGAAAATCAAGGCCGACCAAGAAACGGAAATCAACGGTTTAGGTCCAATTGTGACTGATACACAATTGGCAGAACTAGAAATGGTTTTAGCTGGATTGACTAAAGATGACACAGTTGTCTTTGCTGGTTCAGCACCTGCTAGCCTTGGTAATGAAGTCTATAACAGACTGATTCCAGTGGCGAAAAAAGCAGGAGCGCAAGTGGTCTGTGACTTTGAAGGCCAGACACTTCTGGACTCACTTGCTCACCAACCACTCTTGGTCAAGCCGAACAATCATGAATTGGAAGCTATTTTCAATGTTGAATTGAATGGCATGGCAGACATCGAGACCTATGCTAAGAAAATCTTAGATATGGGTGCTCAGAATGTGATCATTTCTATGGCAGGGGACGGAGCCTTGTTGGTTACACCAACGGCAACTTACTTTGCCAAACCAATCAAGGGGACGGTGAAAAATTCTGTCGGAGCTGGAGATTCCATGGTGGCAGGATTTACTGGTGAATACGTTCGCTCACAGGACCCGATTGAAGCGCTCAAATGGGGAGTTGCTTGCGGTACGGCAACAGCCTTTTCAGACGATTTGGCAAGTATCGAATTTATTAAGGAAACTTATGAAAAAGTTGAGGTAGAAACACTATGA
- a CDS encoding DUF6290 family protein, whose translation MTTMTLRINDEDSKLIKNYIQLHGLTISEFARQAMLERIEDEYDLAVLRQAMAEDDGVRIPIEDLFEEFGI comes from the coding sequence ATGACTACTATGACGTTACGGATTAACGATGAGGATTCTAAACTGATTAAGAACTATATCCAGTTGCATGGGCTGACGATTTCAGAGTTTGCGCGGCAGGCTATGTTGGAACGTATCGAGGATGAATATGATTTGGCTGTTCTTCGTCAGGCTATGGCAGAAGACGATGGGGTGCGTATTCCTATCGAAGATCTATTCGAGGAGTTTGGTATATGA
- a CDS encoding fructose-specific PTS transporter subunit EIIC encodes MKIQDVLRKDVMLLDLQATSKEAVIDEMIASLVEKGYVTDFDVFKTGIMNREAQTTTGLGDGIAMPHAKNAAVKEATVLFAKSNKGVDYASLDGQPTDLFFMIAAPEGANDTHLAALAELSKYLMKAGFADRLRAATNPEEVIAVFDTAEAADKAVEEVVAAPSGDRPFIVAVTACTTGIAHTYMAEEALKKQAAEMGVDIKVETNGASGVGNKLTAEDIKNAAGVIIAADKAVDMPRFNGKPLVSRPVAAGIKQAEELINIILDGKASAYTATEGAATVESSEKLSLGKAFYKHLMSGVSQMLPFVIGGGILIALAFLFDNLLGVPSDSLGSLGSYNEIAAMFMKIGGAAFGFMLPLLAGYIAYSIAEKPGLVAGFVAGAIASSGLAFGKIPYAAGGEETLALAGVSSGFLGALVGGFLAGGVVLVLRNALRNMPKSLQGLNAILLLPLLGTAITGFLMFFVNIPMAAINTGMNNFLAGLEGSSAILLGLVLGGMMAVDMGGPVNKAAYVFGTGTLAATVADGGSVAMAAVMAGGMVPPLAVFVATLLFKNKFTQEERNSGLTNIVMGLSFITEGAIPFGAADPARAIPSFIAGSALAGALVGLSGIQLMAPHGGIFVIALTSNPLLYLLYVLIGAVVSGVLYGALRQAK; translated from the coding sequence ATGAAAATTCAAGACGTTTTGAGAAAAGATGTCATGTTGCTTGATTTGCAAGCGACAAGCAAGGAAGCAGTCATCGATGAAATGATTGCTAGCTTGGTAGAAAAAGGATACGTAACTGATTTTGATGTTTTCAAAACAGGTATCATGAACCGTGAAGCACAAACGACTACAGGTCTTGGCGATGGTATCGCAATGCCACATGCTAAGAATGCGGCTGTAAAAGAAGCGACTGTTCTCTTTGCAAAATCAAACAAGGGTGTTGACTATGCAAGTCTTGATGGTCAACCAACTGACTTGTTCTTCATGATTGCGGCTCCAGAAGGTGCTAACGATACACACTTGGCTGCCCTTGCGGAATTGTCTAAATACTTGATGAAAGCTGGATTTGCTGATAGACTTCGTGCGGCAACAAATCCTGAAGAAGTGATTGCAGTCTTCGATACAGCTGAAGCAGCAGACAAGGCAGTAGAAGAAGTGGTTGCAGCTCCTAGTGGTGACCGTCCATTTATCGTTGCTGTGACAGCATGTACAACAGGTATCGCCCACACTTACATGGCAGAAGAAGCTCTTAAGAAGCAGGCTGCTGAGATGGGTGTTGATATCAAGGTTGAAACCAACGGTGCTTCAGGTGTTGGTAACAAACTAACTGCTGAAGACATCAAGAATGCAGCGGGTGTAATCATCGCAGCAGATAAGGCTGTTGATATGCCTCGTTTCAATGGTAAGCCATTGGTATCTCGTCCAGTTGCTGCTGGTATCAAGCAAGCAGAAGAATTGATTAACATCATCTTGGATGGTAAAGCATCTGCCTACACAGCGACAGAAGGAGCTGCTACTGTGGAATCTTCAGAAAAACTTAGCCTTGGTAAAGCATTCTACAAACACTTGATGAGCGGTGTGTCTCAAATGTTGCCATTCGTTATCGGTGGTGGTATCTTGATTGCCCTTGCTTTCTTGTTTGATAACTTGCTCGGTGTACCAAGCGACAGTCTTGGTAGCCTGGGTTCATACAACGAAATCGCAGCGATGTTCATGAAGATTGGTGGAGCAGCCTTTGGCTTCATGTTGCCACTCCTTGCAGGTTACATTGCTTACTCAATTGCTGAAAAACCAGGTTTGGTTGCAGGATTCGTAGCTGGTGCAATTGCTAGCAGCGGTCTTGCTTTCGGTAAAATCCCTTATGCAGCTGGTGGTGAAGAAACCCTTGCCCTTGCTGGTGTATCATCTGGTTTCTTGGGAGCCCTTGTCGGTGGTTTCCTTGCTGGTGGTGTAGTACTTGTTCTTCGCAACGCTTTGCGTAACATGCCAAAATCACTCCAAGGTTTGAATGCTATCTTGCTCTTGCCACTTTTGGGTACAGCTATCACTGGTTTCTTGATGTTCTTTGTCAACATCCCAATGGCTGCAATTAACACTGGCATGAATAATTTCCTTGCTGGTCTTGAAGGTAGCTCTGCTATTCTCCTTGGCCTTGTCCTAGGTGGTATGATGGCAGTCGATATGGGTGGTCCAGTCAACAAGGCAGCTTATGTCTTCGGTACCGGTACGCTTGCAGCGACTGTTGCAGACGGCGGTTCTGTAGCGATGGCAGCGGTTATGGCAGGTGGTATGGTACCACCGTTGGCAGTCTTTGTCGCAACTCTCTTGTTCAAGAACAAGTTCACGCAAGAAGAGCGTAACTCAGGTTTGACAAACATCGTTATGGGTCTGTCATTCATCACTGAGGGTGCCATTCCATTTGGTGCAGCTGACCCAGCACGTGCAATCCCAAGCTTTATCGCTGGTTCTGCTCTTGCAGGTGCCTTGGTTGGTTTGTCAGGCATTCAATTGATGGCTCCACACGGTGGTATCTTCGTTATCGCCTTGACTTCAAATCCATTGCTTTACCTCCTTTATGTATTGATTGGTGCAGTAGTGTCAGGTGTTCTTTACGGAGCTCTTCGTCAAGCTAAATAA
- a CDS encoding type II toxin-antitoxin system RelE/ParE family toxin, which produces MSYKVRLTPKANKQLRKLDAYTRNTILTWIKKNLYQTDNPRLHGKGLTANRSGAWRYRVGNYRILANIYDDEIVIEVFAIGHRRDSY; this is translated from the coding sequence ATGAGCTATAAGGTACGCTTGACCCCAAAGGCAAATAAGCAACTCAGAAAATTAGATGCCTATACTCGTAATACCATTTTGACCTGGATTAAGAAAAATCTATACCAGACCGACAACCCACGTCTGCATGGCAAGGGATTGACAGCTAATCGATCAGGAGCATGGCGTTATCGTGTAGGAAATTATCGGATTTTGGCAAATATTTACGATGATGAAATTGTCATTGAAGTGTTCGCCATCGGTCACCGCAGAGATAGTTATTAG